One segment of Anatilimnocola aggregata DNA contains the following:
- a CDS encoding winged helix-turn-helix domain-containing protein yields the protein MSKKTSTKKPTSKPAKAKAAKKAKATTAKPAAPETKPTGTCPKGGDHEWTEEGAERFCAKCKEPEVTKSKRAKKAKATKATTDKKMSALDAAAKLLGETKEPMNTKTMIETIAAKGYWTSPGGKTPHATLYSAILREINTKGQEARFKKTDRGNFAFNG from the coding sequence ATGTCCAAGAAGACCAGCACGAAAAAACCTACCTCGAAGCCAGCCAAGGCTAAAGCCGCCAAGAAGGCGAAGGCCACCACGGCCAAGCCCGCAGCACCCGAAACGAAGCCCACCGGTACCTGCCCGAAGGGTGGCGATCACGAATGGACCGAAGAAGGTGCCGAACGGTTCTGTGCGAAGTGCAAAGAACCAGAGGTGACGAAGAGCAAACGGGCGAAGAAGGCCAAGGCCACCAAGGCAACAACCGACAAGAAAATGTCGGCCCTCGATGCCGCCGCCAAGCTGCTCGGCGAGACCAAGGAGCCGATGAACACCAAGACGATGATCGAGACCATCGCAGCGAAGGGCTACTGGACGAGCCCCGGTGGTAAGACACCACACGCCACGCTTTACAGCGCCATCCTGCGAGAGATCAACACGAAGGGGCAGGAAGCCCGGTTCAAGAAGACCGACCGGGGGAACTTCGCGTTCAACGGGTAG
- a CDS encoding terminase gpA endonuclease subunit — protein sequence MEKIPELRSKAKKLRQLLQQVESVPGVGNVAERDRDIRRKRERSASSKTVVVPACGDPERRERLEADDEAWLRWYFAIESGSENPFWYDFTDQQKEMIAAIRNAILHGGDQSIAASRGEGKTTYFERMLLKYTLQGLIRFAVLFAATGSAAQDSLESIKLEIENNDRLCADYPEVCVPVRALENTPQRAHFQLVTGNRRANGEQYLPTSSRFSWCGQEIYLPKVPGSPSAGAIIATRGLDAAIRGVKKKGRRVDVACIDDPDTEETARSPEQAAKLEDRIDRAIAGLGSQQRRLARVMLTTIQNRACVSFKYTDPDQKPSWKPKRFRFLVKRPDRADLWQEFVALKQADWVNGTDKAHELYLANREVMDAGAIVANPNRHTPAEASALEFYYSEVARLGPEAVATEYDNDPPVDESKQQIVLTAYHIQNNCLSGLEKREAPEETVCITVGGDVQKLGLHWVAIAWNEQGAGSIIDYDFFPFLTEGRKAADCELLILEGLFAWYSAQEEIPYSTPAGEKLIADLTLIDQGWKEESWNIQPVQHFCAQVGFQSFIPSKGEPNYRRPLDSQHILIGDNWHIVFRGGLPLVMTNADHWKLKVHEGLLLDAGQPGALTLFNPPRIEGRRNHTGHLNYSKHLLSETWETRHKPGFGGARTGWWKSPKPNHYFDATYQAICARSMRRISVLAPAAPPTMPVEPYLPVTHYDSTDDRRNRW from the coding sequence GTGGAGAAGATTCCCGAACTACGCAGCAAGGCCAAGAAGCTGCGGCAACTGCTGCAGCAGGTGGAATCGGTCCCGGGCGTCGGCAACGTCGCGGAACGGGATCGTGATATTCGCCGTAAACGCGAGCGGAGCGCTTCTAGCAAAACCGTTGTCGTTCCCGCCTGCGGCGATCCGGAGCGACGCGAGCGTCTGGAGGCCGACGATGAAGCCTGGTTGCGCTGGTACTTTGCAATCGAGAGCGGCTCGGAGAATCCCTTCTGGTATGACTTCACAGATCAGCAGAAAGAAATGATCGCGGCGATTCGGAACGCCATTCTGCACGGTGGCGATCAGTCGATCGCTGCCAGTCGTGGCGAAGGAAAGACCACGTACTTCGAACGGATGCTGCTCAAGTACACGCTGCAGGGACTCATTCGCTTCGCCGTGCTCTTTGCGGCCACCGGTAGCGCCGCCCAGGATTCGCTGGAATCGATCAAGCTGGAGATCGAGAACAACGATCGACTGTGTGCCGATTATCCGGAAGTCTGTGTTCCCGTTCGCGCCCTGGAAAACACACCTCAACGCGCGCACTTCCAGCTGGTGACCGGCAACCGCCGGGCCAACGGCGAGCAGTACTTACCCACTTCCAGTCGCTTCTCCTGGTGTGGCCAGGAAATCTACCTACCGAAGGTACCCGGTTCACCCTCGGCCGGGGCAATCATTGCCACGCGGGGTCTCGATGCCGCCATCCGCGGTGTGAAGAAAAAAGGCCGCCGCGTCGACGTCGCCTGTATCGACGATCCGGACACCGAAGAAACAGCTCGTAGCCCAGAGCAGGCGGCCAAGCTCGAAGACCGCATCGATCGAGCGATCGCCGGGCTTGGTTCGCAGCAGCGGCGACTCGCGCGGGTCATGCTGACCACCATTCAGAACCGGGCTTGCGTCTCATTTAAATATACGGATCCCGATCAAAAGCCCAGCTGGAAGCCAAAACGGTTTCGCTTCCTCGTGAAACGGCCTGACCGCGCCGATCTGTGGCAAGAGTTCGTCGCGCTCAAGCAGGCCGACTGGGTGAACGGCACCGACAAGGCCCATGAACTTTATCTGGCTAACCGTGAAGTGATGGATGCCGGCGCCATTGTGGCGAATCCCAACCGGCACACACCCGCGGAAGCTTCAGCGCTCGAGTTCTACTATTCGGAAGTCGCGCGGTTGGGTCCGGAAGCGGTGGCCACTGAGTACGACAACGACCCGCCGGTCGATGAATCGAAGCAACAGATCGTCCTCACCGCTTACCACATCCAAAACAACTGTCTGAGCGGCCTCGAGAAACGCGAGGCTCCCGAAGAGACGGTATGCATTACCGTCGGTGGTGACGTTCAAAAGCTGGGTCTGCACTGGGTCGCGATCGCCTGGAATGAACAGGGCGCTGGATCGATCATCGATTACGACTTTTTCCCGTTCCTCACCGAAGGCCGAAAAGCGGCAGACTGTGAACTGCTGATTCTGGAAGGTCTGTTCGCCTGGTATTCAGCGCAGGAAGAGATTCCCTACAGTACTCCCGCTGGCGAGAAGCTGATCGCTGACCTCACGTTGATCGATCAGGGCTGGAAGGAAGAATCATGGAACATTCAGCCGGTGCAGCATTTCTGTGCCCAAGTTGGGTTCCAATCGTTCATCCCTTCCAAGGGTGAGCCGAACTACCGGCGGCCGCTCGATTCACAGCACATACTGATCGGTGACAACTGGCACATCGTATTTCGTGGCGGTCTCCCACTCGTGATGACGAATGCCGATCACTGGAAGCTGAAGGTGCATGAAGGTTTGCTGTTGGATGCGGGGCAACCCGGTGCGCTAACCTTGTTTAATCCGCCGCGGATCGAGGGCCGTCGCAACCACACCGGCCATTTGAACTATTCGAAGCATCTATTGTCCGAAACCTGGGAGACGCGACACAAGCCTGGCTTTGGCGGAGCTCGGACGGGTTGGTGGAAGTCACCCAAGCCGAATCACTACTTCGACGCGACGTATCAAGCCATCTGTGCTCGATCAATGCGGCGGATTTCTGTTCTCGCTCCTGCCGCGCCTCCAACGATGCCGGTCGAACCATACCTTCCTGTGACTCACTACGATTCGACCGATGATCGACGGAATCGCTGGTAA